The following DNA comes from Tunturibacter psychrotolerans.
CTTTCTTTCAGATCGTGCCTGGCGTTGGCGTTGCGTCGCCGGCGTAGTCGAATGAGTTGTTGCTGGTCTCCTCGACGTGAACCCGCTCAAGATGAGCAGCGGGAAAGTTTTGGAAGATGCGGTAGATCTCGATGCTTAGATTTTCCGTTGTGGAGACTGTACTTGCAAAGCAATCCATGGTGTTGAGGTTCATGTGGTCGAATCTGGCAAGGAGGTTTGTTTGTGCGAAGGCGTCGAGGTCGGCGAGATTGCAGACCATACCGGTTGAAGGATCCACCTGGCCGCTTAGCGTCACCTGCACGGTGTAGTTGTGGCCGTGGCCGTGAGGATTGTTGCATTTGCCGAAGACAGTATGGTTCTTCGCGGCGTCGTAAGCCTCGGTGTGGAGGCGGTGCGAGGCGCTGAAGTGGTAGCGGCGATTAAGATGCGC
Coding sequences within:
- a CDS encoding 6-carboxytetrahydropterin synthase, which encodes MKAHLNRRYHFSASHRLHTEAYDAAKNHTVFGKCNNPHGHGHNYTVQVTLSGQVDPSTGMVCNLADLDAFAQTNLLARFDHMNLNTMDCFASTVSTTENLSIEIYRIFQNFPAAHLERVHVEETSNNSFDYAGDATPTPGTI